The genomic DNA AGGACACCTTCGATATGGACCTGCACGACCGGGTCCGGGTCAGGACGGAGGTCGACCGGCTGGCCGACCGGTGTGTCCAGCGGCTGCGGGCCGCGGAGCGATCGGGGCGGACCGTGGTGCTGAAGGTCCGCAGGTACGACTTCTCGACGCTCACGCGGTCCGAGACGCTGCGGGGGCCCACGGACGACCCCGCGGTCGTCAGAGAGGCGGCCGCGCGGCTCCTGGAGGCCGTGGACACCACCGGAGGCGTACGGCTCCTCGGAGTGGGTGTCACGGGGCTCGCCGACTACACCCAGGAAGATCTCTTCGCGCAGGCGGCCGGTGAACGGGCCGCGCCCGACGCCCCGGTCGCCGAGGACCGGGGCCCCGGCGAGCACGGAGACGAGTCGGCGGCCGGTGCACCGGAGCAGGAGACCCCCGAGCAGCTCGCGGCCCGGCGCTGGCCCGCCGGACACGACGTACGCCATGACACCTTCGGTCACGGGTGGGTGCAGGGAAGCGGGGTGGGCCGGGTGACGGTGCGGTTCGAGGAACCCGAGTCGCCGCCCGGCCGGGTGCGCACGTTCCGTGTCGACGATCCGGAGCTGTGTCCCGCGGATCCGCTGCCACTGGTGCGCGACCCCGTGGACTACTCGTCCTGGCCGGCCAGCCTGCCGAAGTCGCGGTCCGGTCCCGGCTCCTCTGGGGGCGAGTCCAGACCGTAGTGCCGGTAGAGCTGAAGCTCCTGTTCCGGCGAGAGATGGCGGCCCACGCCGAAGTCGGGCGCGTCTTTGATGAGTGCACGGTCGAACGGGATGCGGAGCGAATCCTCGACGAATTCGCTGGGCTCCAGCGGGACGAAGGCGTCCCTGCTGAACAGCCCGGTACGTACGGCGGCCCACTCGGGGACGCCTGTCGCGTCGTCGAGATACACCTCGTCGATGGTGCCTATCTTGGTGCCCTTGCGGTCGAACGCCTTGCGGCCGATAAGGCTCCGCGGATCGATGTCGGTCTGCACGGTCCCTCCCATTGGTCGCGGCTACTCCACAGCACTACGAAAGTGCAGATCCGGGGCTTCGGCCACTCGAGACTTCCGGGACCAAGCCCGCTGGTAGGCTGGTTATGGCTGCTGACCCCGTGCGGGAGAGTCCTCCGGAGCAAATCCGGCAGGCGCCGAAGGAGCAAATCCTCCCCGGAATCTCTCAGGCCCCCGTACCGCACGGACGAGGTCACTCTGGAAAGCAGGGCGGGTTTCGTGGCGGCAGACGCCGGGACGGATCCCTTCCTCACCGACGGTGAAAGTCGGTACGCCGCAGGGCGGACCGGTGAAGCTCTCAGGTTGAGATGACAGAGGGGGAGGCCGTCCGGGCACCCGCGCCGCGGTGCCCCTCGCAGGTCGTGACAGACCAGGAGGCCTCCACCATGACCCCCCGTCGCACTCCGCTCTCCCAGCTGGAGCAGGGCATCCCCTTCGAACAGCGCCACATCGGACCTGATGCCGAGGCGCAGGCGAAGATGCTCGCCCAGGTCGGTTACGGCTCGCTCGACGACCTGACCGCGGCCGCGGTGCCCGATGTCATCAAGAGCGCGGAGGCGCTGCAGCTGCCGACGGCCCGCACCGAGGCCGAGGTCCTGGCCGAGCTGCGCTCGCTCGCCGACCGCAACCAGGTCCTCGCCCCGATGATCGGGCTCGGCTACTACGGCACCTTCACCCCGCCGGTGATCCTCCGCAACGTCATGGAGAACCCCGCCTGGTACACGGCCTACACGCCGTATCAGCCGGAGATCTCGCAGGGCCGACTCGAGGCTCTCCTCAACTTCCAGACGATGGTCGCCGAGCTGACCGGGTTGCCGACCTCCGGCGCCTCACTGCTGGACGAGGGCACTGCGGCCGCCGAGGCCATGGCGCTCGCGCGGCGCGTCGGCAAGGTCAAGAACGGCGTCTTCCTGGTGGACGTGGACACCCTGCCCCAGACCATCGCCGTGATAGAGACCCGCGCCGAGCCGACCGGTGTCGAGGTGGTCGTCGCCGACCTCAGCGAGGGAATCCCCGCCGACATCGCCGAGGGCGGTGTGTTCGGCGTGCTGCTCCAGTACCCGGGAGCCTCCGGCGCCGTCCGGGACATCAAGCCCGTCATCGAGCAGGCCCATGAGCTCGGCGCCGTCGTCACGGTCGCCGCCGACCTGCTGGCCCTGACCCTCCTCACCTCGCCCGGCGACCTCGGCGCGGACATCGCCGTCGGCACCACGCAGCGCTTCGGTGTTCCGATGGGCTTCGGCGGACCGCACGCGGGCTTCATGGCCGTGCGCGAGAAGTTCGCCCGCAGCCTGCCCGGCCGCCTCGTCGGTGTCTCCGTCGACGCGGACGGCAACAAGGCGTACCGCCTCGCCCTGCAGACCCGCGAGCAGCACATCCGCCGCGAAAAGGCGACCAGCAACATCTGTACCGCTCAGGTGCTGCTCGCCGTCATGGCCGGGATGTACGCCGTCTACCACGGCCCCGACGGGCTGCGGACGATCGCGCGGCGCACGCACCGGTACGCGGCGATCCTGGCCGAGGGCCTGCGGGCTGCCTCCATCGACGTCGAGACCGACGCCTACTTCGACACGCTCACCGTGCGCGTCCCGGGCAGGGCCGCCCAGGTCGTCGCCGACGCCCGTGAGCGCGGTGTCAACCTGCGGTTCGTCGACGCCGACCTGGTCTCCGTCGCCTGCGACGAGACCACCACCCGTACGCAGATCGCCGCCGTGTGGGCCGCCTTCGGCACCGACGGCGACATCGAGGCACTGGACGGTGCGGCCGTCGACGCGCTGCCGGACTCCCTGCTGCGCACCGACGCATTCCTCACCCACCCGGTCTTCCACCAGCACCGTTCCGAGACCGCGATGCTCCGCTACCTGCGCAAGCTCGCAGACCGCGACTACGCGCTGGACCGCGGCATGATTCCGCTCGGCTCCTGCACCATGAAGCTGAACGCGACCGCCGAGATGGAGTCGATCACCTGGCCGGAATTCGGGGCGCTCCACCCGTTCGCGCCGGCCGAGCAGGCGGAGGGCTTCCTCACGCTCATTCGTGAGCTCGAGGAGCGTCTCGCCGAGGTCACCGGATACGACGCCGTCTCCCTTCAGCCGAACGCGGGCTCGCAGGGCGAGTTCGCGGGCCTGCTGGCCGTTCGCGCGTACCACCGGGCCAACGGCGACGACCAGCGGACCGTCTGCCTCATCCCCTCCTCCGCGCACGGCACCAACGCCGCGAGCGCCGTGATGGCGGGCATGAAGGTCGTCGTGGTGAAGACCGCCGACGACGGTGAGATCGACGTCGCGGACCTCCGCGCGAAGATCCAGCAGTACCGCGACGAGCTGGCCGTACTCATGATCACGTACCCGTCGACGCACGGTGTGTTCGAGGAGCACGTCGCCGACATCTGCGCCGAGGTGCACGATGCGGGCGGTCAGGTGTACGTCGACGGCGCCAACCTCAACGCGCTCGTCGGCCTTGCCAAGCCGGGCCGGTTCGGCGGCGACGTCTCGCACCTGAACCTGCACAAGACCTTCTGCATCCCGCACGGCGGCGGCGGCCCGGGCGTCGGCCCGGTCGGTGTCCGTGCGCACCTCGCGCCGTACCTCCCGAACCACCCGCTGCAGCCCGCCGCGGGGCCCGAGACAGGCGTCGGACCCATCTCGGCCGCTCCGTGGGGCTCAGCCGGCATTCTGCCGATCTCGTGGGCGTACGTACGTCTGATGGGCGGCGAGGGCCTGAAGCGTGCGACGCAGGTCGCCGTACTCGCCGCCAACTACATCGCCAAGCGTCTGGAGCCGCACTACCCGATCCTGTACACCGGCCCGGCCGGACTCGTCGCGCACGAGTGCATCGTGGATCTCCGGCCGATCTCCAAGGCGACCGGCGTCAGTGTCGACGACATCGCCAAGCGCCTGGTCGACTACGGGTTCCACGCGCCGACCATGTCCTTCCCGGTGGCCGGGACGCTGATGATCGAGCCGACCGAGAGCGAGGACCTTGCCGAGCTCGACCGGTTCTGCGACACGATGATCGCCATTCGCCACGAGGTCGAGAAGGTCGCCTCCGGCGAGTGGACCGCGGACGACAACCCGCTGACGAACGCCCCGCACACGGCCGCCATGCTCGGCGGGGAGTGGAAGCACGGCTACAGCCGTGAGGAGGCCGTCTTCCCGGCCGGAGTCTCGGCCGCCGACAAGTACTGGCCGCCGGTGCGTCGGATCGACGGTGCGTTCGGTGACCGTAACCTCGTCTGCTCCTGCCCGCCGCTGGACGAGTACGACAACTGACCCACCCTTCGGGGTGTGACGCGGACATGCGTCGGGGCCGGTGCGGAGATCTTCTCCGGGCCGGCCCCCGTTCGTACGGGCCGCGGTCAGGCGGCCTTCATCACCTGGCCGGTTCCCAGCGGGCGGTGCGGGGCGATGATCTGCCCGTCCGGGAGCAGCTCACCGGTGTCCTCGAAGAGCAGGACGCCGTTGCACAGCAGGCTCCAGCCCTGTTCCGGGTGGTGAGCCATCAGACGGGCGGCCTCCCGGTCGGCTGAGTCGGCGGTCGGGCAGGGTGGCTGGTGCTGGCACATGGGTGGGTTCTTTCGCTGCGTTGTAGTGAGTGTCCTGCGGCTTGATGAGGTGTTCATGGCCGCCCCCCGTATCAATCGGTCCGGTCCCAGTGTTGCCCCACGGGCGTCAATCCGCAGGGATTTCGCGGCAGCTCTTCTCCTACTCCCATGACGCATCACCCGGCCGGACGGTTCAACACAACTGCACTGTCCCTTCGGGTGGTTCGGGGTGGCCGGACCGGACTAGTCCGGATGGCCTCCGAGTGCGTACGAGCAGTAGTGTGCCCCGCCACCGGAAACGGCGACGGGGCACAGCACTGCGGGCCGGAGGCGGGCTGTGGTCAGGCCGGTGAACCGAGCAGGGGACCGGGGCCAGGGGTGATACGCAGCGTCATCACGGGGAGCAGATCGGCGACCCGGTGCGGGCGGTGTGCCGCGATGCCGGGTGGGGCGGGAGCCAGCGGTACCAGAAGGTCGGTCGGGGCGAGGGCTCCGCCGGACGCATCGGCGTCGACGTCCTCGTGCAGCCACAGTGTCAGCATGTAGAGCTCGGGGATGGAGAGCAGCCGTGGCTGATAGTGCGCGGTCAGCGGCTCCGCCTGACGCAGTGCGAGTTCGGTCGAGGCGATGTACGGACCCTCGAAGAAGTGCGAGAAGGTCCACCCGTCCGGGGTGAGCATGGTGTCCGCCGCGGCGACGGCCCGCTCCGGACTGCGGATCAGGAAGCGCCACGCGGCCAGGCTGGTGCGTGGTGCGAGCCCGCTCGGGCCGATCCGGTCCAGCACATGGACGGGCAACGGGAGTTCGGGGCTCAGCGGTCCCTGGACGGACCGGAGAGCCGGGGTGCGGGCCTCACGGACTGCGGTGGGTGAACCGAGTGCCGCGAGGACGCTGCGCAGGGCGGGCGCGGGAGCCGGAGGTACGTGCAGCGGCATAGT from Streptomyces sp. NBC_01707 includes the following:
- a CDS encoding PRC-barrel domain-containing protein, coding for MGGTVQTDIDPRSLIGRKAFDRKGTKIGTIDEVYLDDATGVPEWAAVRTGLFSRDAFVPLEPSEFVEDSLRIPFDRALIKDAPDFGVGRHLSPEQELQLYRHYGLDSPPEEPGPDRDFGRLAGQDE
- the gcvP gene encoding aminomethyl-transferring glycine dehydrogenase gives rise to the protein MTPRRTPLSQLEQGIPFEQRHIGPDAEAQAKMLAQVGYGSLDDLTAAAVPDVIKSAEALQLPTARTEAEVLAELRSLADRNQVLAPMIGLGYYGTFTPPVILRNVMENPAWYTAYTPYQPEISQGRLEALLNFQTMVAELTGLPTSGASLLDEGTAAAEAMALARRVGKVKNGVFLVDVDTLPQTIAVIETRAEPTGVEVVVADLSEGIPADIAEGGVFGVLLQYPGASGAVRDIKPVIEQAHELGAVVTVAADLLALTLLTSPGDLGADIAVGTTQRFGVPMGFGGPHAGFMAVREKFARSLPGRLVGVSVDADGNKAYRLALQTREQHIRREKATSNICTAQVLLAVMAGMYAVYHGPDGLRTIARRTHRYAAILAEGLRAASIDVETDAYFDTLTVRVPGRAAQVVADARERGVNLRFVDADLVSVACDETTTRTQIAAVWAAFGTDGDIEALDGAAVDALPDSLLRTDAFLTHPVFHQHRSETAMLRYLRKLADRDYALDRGMIPLGSCTMKLNATAEMESITWPEFGALHPFAPAEQAEGFLTLIRELEERLAEVTGYDAVSLQPNAGSQGEFAGLLAVRAYHRANGDDQRTVCLIPSSAHGTNAASAVMAGMKVVVVKTADDGEIDVADLRAKIQQYRDELAVLMITYPSTHGVFEEHVADICAEVHDAGGQVYVDGANLNALVGLAKPGRFGGDVSHLNLHKTFCIPHGGGGPGVGPVGVRAHLAPYLPNHPLQPAAGPETGVGPISAAPWGSAGILPISWAYVRLMGGEGLKRATQVAVLAANYIAKRLEPHYPILYTGPAGLVAHECIVDLRPISKATGVSVDDIAKRLVDYGFHAPTMSFPVAGTLMIEPTESEDLAELDRFCDTMIAIRHEVEKVASGEWTADDNPLTNAPHTAAMLGGEWKHGYSREEAVFPAGVSAADKYWPPVRRIDGAFGDRNLVCSCPPLDEYDN
- a CDS encoding DUF5999 family protein translates to MCQHQPPCPTADSADREAARLMAHHPEQGWSLLCNGVLLFEDTGELLPDGQIIAPHRPLGTGQVMKAA